The DNA window TGGTCACGCCGCGGCCGATGATGGTAAACTCACCCACTTCCACGTTTTCGCGAATGGACGCCATATCGGCGACCATCACTTTTTTGCCGATTCGGCAGCCGCGGTAGATCACCACCATGGCCCCGATCATGCAATCGTCTTCAATCACGCACGCGTCCAGCGTCTGGTCCTGGGTGACCGCGCTCAGAGCGGCCTTCATGGGCAGCTTGCCGATGACTGTGTTGTCATCAATGCGGACGTTGTTCCCGATCATGCTTCCGGGATGGATCACCACGCCGCTGCCAATCCTGCAATTTGCCCCCAACTGCACGTTTTCGTGTACGACTGTGTTATGCCCCAACTGCGTACCAGCGGCGATCGTTGCCGTTGGATGAATGAAGTTTGTCATCATGCCCTGTCCTTAATGAAATTGGCACGCCGTCCTGCTCCATGGAGCGCTGGGCTGCCTCTATGATTCGAATCACCCGGAGACCATCACGCGCGTCGGAAACCGGGGTCTTGCGTTCGCGCACGCAGTCCACAAAGTGCTGGACTTCCAGCTTCAACGGTTCCGTCATGTCCACCCGGGGAATATGAATGTCGCCAAATCGCACCTGGATGGCTTCACCGTAGCTCTTGGCCGGCGGCATTTCCGCGTGGTTGTCATAGATGCGGAGTTTTTCGGTGTTCTCGGCATCGTCAAACACCGCCATTTTGTTCTTGCCCACAATGGTGGTGCGCCGGACTTTGTGCGGGTCCAGCCAGCTCAAATGGATGTGGGCCATGATCCGGTTGTCAAAGAACAGGCTGAGGAACACCACGTCCTCAATGCCGTCCTGGATGTAGCTCTGGCCGCGGCAGCTCACGTTGGTGGGCTCCATGTCCAGCATGTAAAGGATTTGCGAGATGTCGTGCGGAGCAAAGCTCCACAAGGCGTTTTCATCGCCGCGAATGCGGCCCAGGTTCACGCGCTGCGCGTAGATGTAGTAGACCGGGCCGAGTTCGCCGGAGGTGATCAGCGTCTTCAGCTTCTTCACCACCGGGTGGTATTCCAGGAGATGGCCCACCATCAATATGCGATTGTGTTTGTCGGCCAGTTCCAGCAACTCTTCCGCATGGCGGACGTCGAGGGTGAACGGCTTTTCCACGAACACGTCGCGCCCGGAGAGCATGGCGCGCTTGGCATAGTCGTAGTGGGTGACCGCAGGGGAGGCGATGGCCACGGCGTCAATGTCCTGCTGCAGGAGTTTTTCGAACGAATCCACCGGCTGCACGCCCGGCCACGCCCGCGCCGCGGAGTCGCGCCGTTTCTGGTCCAGGTCAAAGCTGCTGGTCAGATTGCAGTTCTTGTTTTCGGCAAAATTTCTGGTCAGGTTCCAACCCCAGGCCCCCAGTCCCACTGTCCCGATTCGCACCATACTTCTCATCTCCCCTTTGGTCTCGCCGGTCCGCATCACGCCGGCGTCGTGGTTCTTGAATATCTCTAGGCCACGTTTGCTTCTTTGCGCTTGCTCATGGCAGTGACCGGCCGCTTGCTGGGCACGGGCGCAGATGATGCAGGCAGAATGAAGCCGAACAGCATCTTCAAATGCAAAAGCGTGGTACGCGCCACCTTCATCTTGCTGCGGCCCAGGTTGCGCGCGCGCAGCACCATGGGAACTTCCGCCACGGTGTAGCCCCGCCGGCCGGCCGCCAGCAGGATCTCCGCCGCGGAAACAAATCCGTCTGACTTGAAGGGCACGCGCCGCACCACTTCTTCGCGATACGCCCGGAAAATACTGGTGTAGGTGTACAGCTTGAGCGGCGATAGCATCCGGTAGAGCATGGAGCAGCCCTTGCTCAGCACCAGGCGCCAGGCGGGTACGCCTTCCACACCACCTTGCGGGTGATAAGGCGAGGCCACGGCAATGTCATCACCGCTCACGCGCAGCGTGGTCAGGAGCAGCCGCAAGCCTTCCGGGGAATAGCTGCAGTCAGCGTCAATGGTGCAGACAAAAGCGCCGGTGGAATGCTGGAATCCCGTGCGAAACGCCGCTCCCACGCCGCGGTTGACGATGTGCTCGACCACGCGGAAAGTGACCGGTTGGCCGGCAAAGTGATGGTGCAGCGCGGACACGGTGGCATCACTGCTGCCATCGTCCACAAAAACAAACTCCACATCAAAGTCGTCTGCCAGGAGGTCGCGCAGACACAACAGTTTCTGCTTGAGCTGGCCGATCCCGTCTTCTTCATTGAAGATGGGGACCACCACGGAGACGAGTTCACGCTTGCTGATCATAACGACTTGTTCCCTCTGCTTAGTCATTGTCTTTCTTGATGATGGGAGCCTGGGCTTCCACCGGCGTTTTGGGCTCCGGGCGCCGGACCGTCCGGCGGCGCTCGGAAGGCACGCCCACTTCTTTCAACTTGTAGAGCAGCGCGCGATAGCTGATGCTGAGCAGCTTGGCGGCCCGCTTGCGGTTCCACCCGTTGGCTTCCACCACCTTCAAGATCACCTTGCGCTCCACCTGGCGCACCGCCTGCTTGGTAATGTCTTTGAGGGAAATCTGCTGGCCCGGAGGGATCACGAACTTGAAGATGTCAGACTCATGCTCCACCAGCGCGGAGAGGATCGCATCTTCCGACCCCAGCACCACGTAGCGCTTCATCAAATTTTCCAGCTGGCGGATGTTGCCTGGCCAGTGGTACTCCTGCATGCGGCTGATGGCCGCTTCCGACAACGGCGCCGTCCGGCAGTTATGTTTTTCGTTGTACTTCTGCAGGAAGTACTGGGCCATGGCCGGCAGGTCTTCCAGGCGTTCGCGCAACGGAGGCAGGTGAAGGTTCACCACGTTCATGCGGTAGAACAGGTCCTCGCGAAAATGACCTGCCGCTATTTCCGATTCCAGATCGCGATTGGTGGCACAAATGAACCGGACATGCACTTTCTTGTCTTCCTGCCCGCCAATGCGGCTGAACGTTCCGTCCTGCAGCAGGTGCAGCAGCTTGGCCTGCACGCCTGAATCGAGTTCTCCGATTTCATCCAGAAATAGCG is part of the Terriglobia bacterium genome and encodes:
- a CDS encoding glycosyltransferase; amino-acid sequence: MISKRELVSVVVPIFNEEDGIGQLKQKLLCLRDLLADDFDVEFVFVDDGSSDATVSALHHHFAGQPVTFRVVEHIVNRGVGAAFRTGFQHSTGAFVCTIDADCSYSPEGLRLLLTTLRVSGDDIAVASPYHPQGGVEGVPAWRLVLSKGCSMLYRMLSPLKLYTYTSIFRAYREEVVRRVPFKSDGFVSAAEILLAAGRRGYTVAEVPMVLRARNLGRSKMKVARTTLLHLKMLFGFILPASSAPVPSKRPVTAMSKRKEANVA
- a CDS encoding sigma-54 dependent transcriptional regulator, yielding MYLSASYQGNTARALNNAPSNGAKLPPEEVIFGRSPALATIRERIRKVAPTDIPVLITGESGTGKDAIAYLVHHYSSVANKPFVHVNCAAIPATLIESELFGYEKGSFTGAVGSKPGRVEMANSGTLFLDEIGELDSGVQAKLLHLLQDGTFSRIGGQEDKKVHVRFICATNRDLESEIAAGHFREDLFYRMNVVNLHLPPLRERLEDLPAMAQYFLQKYNEKHNCRTAPLSEAAISRMQEYHWPGNIRQLENLMKRYVVLGSEDAILSALVEHESDIFKFVIPPGQQISLKDITKQAVRQVERKVILKVVEANGWNRKRAAKLLSISYRALLYKLKEVGVPSERRRTVRRPEPKTPVEAQAPIIKKDND
- a CDS encoding Gfo/Idh/MocA family oxidoreductase; this translates as MRSMVRIGTVGLGAWGWNLTRNFAENKNCNLTSSFDLDQKRRDSAARAWPGVQPVDSFEKLLQQDIDAVAIASPAVTHYDYAKRAMLSGRDVFVEKPFTLDVRHAEELLELADKHNRILMVGHLLEYHPVVKKLKTLITSGELGPVYYIYAQRVNLGRIRGDENALWSFAPHDISQILYMLDMEPTNVSCRGQSYIQDGIEDVVFLSLFFDNRIMAHIHLSWLDPHKVRRTTIVGKNKMAVFDDAENTEKLRIYDNHAEMPPAKSYGEAIQVRFGDIHIPRVDMTEPLKLEVQHFVDCVRERKTPVSDARDGLRVIRIIEAAQRSMEQDGVPISLRTGHDDKLHSSNGNDRRWYAVGA
- a CDS encoding N-acetyltransferase; amino-acid sequence: MTNFIHPTATIAAGTQLGHNTVVHENVQLGANCRIGSGVVIHPGSMIGNNVRIDDNTVIGKLPMKAALSAVTQDQTLDACVIEDDCMIGAMVVIYRGCRIGKKVMVADMASIRENVEVGEFTIIGRGVTIENKVKVGSRCKLETEAYITALSEIGDGCFIAPEVTFTNDNFLGRTKDRFKYHKGVTMKKGARIGANVTVLPGLTLGEDALVAAGSVVTKDVPARKIVLGSPARIWRDVPKDQLLENQ